From the genome of Leguminivora glycinivorella isolate SPB_JAAS2020 chromosome Z, LegGlyc_1.1, whole genome shotgun sequence, one region includes:
- the LOC125240869 gene encoding CD82 antigen-like — protein MTLPPPARPAHPAHPAHPSAHRAMRYYRIWIYACNGALLLGSLAFCAAAGRALADYRRALVPGLNAAQPGFLYGYAALPVQTGLLQMLGCVAALRLSERLLNAYWFALLALLVGDAAIGVYWAFRFERVCRELRPQLKLRLLRDYETDAEFTEAWDRLQREQRCCGVTGPADFAHLNRTSLPASCCRMPAHTPATTPALFAATSSTALATFTPAHCVPHTAACADRLQNWTRRTADALFVLGYCVIAFLKLCFLGILRYEIKEMIQKIRLIRSELGAGELLDGSPIHGGPLSQTVIVNAVNANGGVRAHGGSPERAGERDALLGRLSDTCSRRGTLDDPLASKTINGNNNCEMRELAREEYRPLAADSAATRI, from the coding sequence ATGACGctgccgccgcccgcgcgccccgcgcaccccgcGCACCCCGCCCACCCTTCCGCGCATCGCGCCATGCGCTATTACCGCATCTGGATATATGCGTGCAACGGCGCGCTGCTCCTGGGTTCGTTGGCCTTCTGTGCGGCCGCTGGGCGCGCTCTCGCAGACTACCGCCGTGCTCTAGTCCCCGGCCTTAACGCCGCACAACCAGGTTTTCTGTATGGTTATGCGGCGTTACCTGTGCAAACGGGTCTGCTGCAGATGCTCGGGTGTGTCGCGGCGCTTCGTCTCTCTGAGCGATTGCTTAACGCATATTGGTTTGCTCTTCTAGCACTACTCGTCGGTGATGCAGCCATCGGTGTTTACTGGGCTTTCCGATTTGAGCGAGTCTGTCGAGAACTGCGTCCCCAACTAAAGTTGCGGTTGCTAAGAGATTACGAAACGGATGCGGAATTTACTGAAGCCTGGGATCGCCTCCAAAGAGAACAGCGCTGTTGCGGGGTGACCGGACCGGCCGACTTCGCGCACCTAAACCGCACATCTCTGCCCGCGAGCTGCTGCCGCATGCCGGCGCACACGCCCGCCACCACGCCGGCCCTGTTCGCCGCCACGTCCAGCACGGCGCTCGCCACCTTCACGCCCGCCCACTGCGTCCCGCACACTGCGGCGTGCGCAGACCGCTTACAGAATTGGACTCGCCGAACTGCAGACGCGTTGTTTGTGCTAGGTTATTGTGTGATCGCGTTTTTGAAGTTATGTTTTCTCGGAATTTTACGATacgaaataaaagaaatgaTTCAAAAAATTAGACTTATTCGAAGCGAGCTCGGAGCCGGTGAACTACTAGATGGTAGTCCGATTCACGGCGGGCCGTTGTCACAGACGGTGATAGTGAACGCCGTGAATGCGAACGGTGGCGTGCGGGCGCACGGCGGGAGTCCAGAGCGCGCAGGCGAACGCGACGCGCTGCTCGGGCGCCTGTCGGACACGTGTTCGCGGCGCGGCACGCTCGACGATCCGCTGGCGTCCAAAACTATAAACGGGAACAACAATTGTGAGATGCGGGAGTTGGCACGCGAAGAGTACAGACCGTTGGCGGCAGACAGTGCGGCGACCCGGATCTGA
- the LOC125240868 gene encoding pseudouridine-5'-phosphate glycosidase isoform X2 has protein sequence MYLRSSVPRVARAVHGLRWLSSKALVYSDEVLQARAAGSPLVALESTIITHGMPYPQNLETAVAVENIIREKGAVPATVAILKGQLTVGLSSEQLEYLARAKGVVKASRRDLAPIAAAGLDGATTVAGTLVAADLADIPVFVTGGIGGVHREGENTLDVSADLTELGRSRAAVVCSGVKSILDIGKTLEYLETQGVCVCAFGDSDAFPAFYTRRSGHRAPHRAPSAAHAARLLAAARTLRLASGTVFAVPVPEEHAMDESAINEAINLALQEAKRKGIHGKEVTPYILAAVAEATGGKSLDTNMALIKNNAKVGADIAVEFNKLKNVDNSANKFNIGYSRDVDKSTGSRSFHTSCRSLASSNDVVESDPVLVIGGANVDRTYRVAEDHIKPGSLNYGGVVDRVAKGDDG, from the exons ATGTATCTTCGGAGCAGCGTACCTCGTGTCGCGCGCGCTGTCCACGGCCTGCGCTGGCTCTCATCGAAGGCCCTGGTGTACTCTGACGAGGTGCTGCAAGCCAGGGCAGCCGGCAGCCCCCTCGTGGCCCTGGAGTCTACCATCATCACCCACGGCATGCCCTACCCTCAAAACCTGGAGACTGCGGTGGctgtagaaaatattataagaGAAAAG GGGGCTGTACCAGCCACCGTGGCAATTCTAAAAGGTCAGCTGACCGTCGGCCTGTCTAGTGAGCAGCTGGAGTACCTGGCACGCGCTAAGGGCGTAGTGAAAGCCTCTCGACGCGACCTGGCACCCATAGCTGCAGCCGGGCTGGACGGCGCCACCACCGTCGCCGGAACCCTCGTGGCCGCCGACCTGGCTGACATACCTGTGTTTGTGACCGGTGGCATCG GAGGCGTGCACCGCGAAGGAGAGAACACACTGGACGTGTCGGCGGACCTGACGGAGCTGGGCCGCAGCCGCGCCGCGGTCGTCTGCAGCGGCGTTAAGTCTATCCTGGACATTGGGAAGACGCTTGAATACCTG GAAACTCAAGGTGTGTGTGTATGCGCGTTTGGCGATTCCGACGCGTTTCCCGCGTTCTACACTCGTCGTTCGGGTCACCGGGCACCGCACCGCGCGCCGTCAGCCGCGCACGCGGCACGTCTCTTGGCTGCGGCGCGGACGCTGCGGCTTGCGTCCGGCACCGTCTTCGCAGTGCCCGTGCCGGAGGAACATGCTATGGATG AATCTGCCATAAATGAAGCAATCAACCTCGCTCTACAAGAAGCCAAAAGAAAAGGCATACATGGAAAGGAAGTGACCCCTTACATTTTAGCTGCCGTCGCAGAAGCAACAGGGGGCAAGTCTCTCGACACCA ACATGGCCCTCATAAAGAACAACGCCAAAGTTGGCGCCGATATTGCCGTAGAGTTTAACAAACTCAAGAACGTCGACAATTCAGCGAACAAGTTCAACATTGGATACTCGAGGGATGTAGATAAGTCGACCGGCTCTCGATCGTTCCACACGTCGTGTAGGTCGCTTGCATCGTCCAATGACGTCGTTGAGTCCGACCCTGTACTAGTCATCGGCGGGGCCAACGTAGACAGGACCTACAGAGTAGCAGAAGATCACATCAAG